The following DNA comes from Spartobacteria bacterium.
ACATCTGATCGATTTTCATAAATCCAGTCATACCCCGTCATCCCCACATCAAGCATGCCGCTTTCGACATAGCGACTGATTTCCTGCGCACGAATAAGACGGGCGTCAATATCCGGATCATCGACCTTAGGCTTATAGGATCGAGAAGACGCGCGAATGGTAAAACCTGCTTTTTTCATCATGGTATAGGTTGCTTCCTGCAAACTGCCTTTGGGCAATCCTAATACTATTTTTGTCATATGTTCCACCTACAAGTTGCCTGATCTACGATAACGATGCGCACTGCTCAGATAATGAACAGAAAACGAGCTTTAATTAAACGTCACGACCCTGTCAAGAATAGTCACCTTGTTATTTGCAATCATCCGCAGTGCTTCAACATATCCGATATGCTCCTGTTCCTGTATTCTGGCGTGCAGCACCTCCGGGGTATCGTCTGCGTATACCGGCACGGTACGCTGTAAAATAATCGGCCCGGAATCGGTTCCCGCATCAACAAAATGCACGGTACACCCTGTCACCTTCACGCCATATGCCATAGCCTGCTGCCACGCATGCAACCCGGGGAAAGAGGGCAAAAGCGAAGGATGAATATTAAGAATGCGGCGGGGGAAGGCATGCAACAGCCCCGGTTTGATAATGCGCATAAAGCCAGCAAGAACCACATAATCAACCTGGATTTCCTGCAATAAAGCGATCAATCGCAGTTCTGCAGCCCCGTCTACCTTTGTTTTAAACGGCGCACAGTCTATATATTCAGCGCGGTGACCATTTCTGCGAGCCCGTTCCAGTATATACGCATCGGCATGATCCGCTATCACGCATTCAATGGAGGCCGACAGCGAACCGTCTTCCACCGCCTCATGAATACTCTGATAATTAGTACCGCTACCTGAACCGATTACCGCCAATTTTATCATGCTTTCTCCCGTCTTACACGCATTCATCATCTACTGCCAGAGCCAGACCATTCCATAAAGCCGGAACAGAAAAGATGATCATTTGACCACAGCAACGATGTATCGAAAAGTCAAAACCGCTTTAATGAGTAAATCTTTACAGCAAATAGGCACGATCAGCAATCACACTGGACGCTGCATCGAAATCTGTGAGCAGTTTCTGCTGCTTCGTATATTCATTTATCGATGTAACAGCAGATTGAACGCGGTTTTCTCGGTGCCAGGCCACCGTAATCAAGGCTCCATTGCGCGACTGGACAAAGTAGGATTCCGGATCGCTGAGCCACGGAGCAAAAACATTATTTCCCCAGCCACCGGTCAATGAATCCTGCCCGCTCCCCGCATAAAGCAGGTCATCGCCCATACCGCCGCGCAACTGGTCATTCTGAGCACCTCCCTGAAGCGTATCGTCCCCGTCGTCTCCAGACAGAAAATCATTTCCAGCCCCGCCGACCAGTAAATCACCACCCGGCCCACCGTACAATTGATCGTTCCCGCCAAACCCATACAGCGCATCGATACCATCGTCACCATACATTACGTCATGGCCTGCCGATCCAAACAACACATCCATTCCTGTACCACCGCA
Coding sequences within:
- a CDS encoding phosphoribosylglycinamide formyltransferase, whose product is MIKLAVIGSGSGTNYQSIHEAVEDGSLSASIECVIADHADAYILERARRNGHRAEYIDCAPFKTKVDGAAELRLIALLQEIQVDYVVLAGFMRIIKPGLLHAFPRRILNIHPSLLPSFPGLHAWQQAMAYGVKVTGCTVHFVDAGTDSGPIILQRTVPVYADDTPEVLHARIQEQEHIGYVEALRMIANNKVTILDRVVTFN